A part of Aspergillus flavus chromosome 5, complete sequence genomic DNA contains:
- a CDS encoding mediator of RNA polymerase II transcription subunit 10, translating into MAPITLSQVDADLKEAIQHLFEIQSAVHGYLGPETQQELVRKIKSLTQTLSTLQKNTTNTPDPTDPTQATNPEISIGNPKDPNLASIQLPPEIIDYVDAARNPDIYTREFVELVQRGNQDLKGKREAFAEFRDVLAREVRSAIPGCRGEVERVMESLGVGGEKSDNDNDVGGR; encoded by the exons ATGGCTCCCATAACCCTCAGCCAAGTCGACG ccGACCTAAAAGAAGCAATCCAACATCTCTTCGAAATCCAATCCGCAGTACACGGCTACTTAGGCCCGGAAACCCAACAAGAACTCGTCCGGAAAAT AAAATCCCTAACCCAAACCCTCTCCACCCTCCAAAAAAACACCACAAACACCCCGGACCCAACCGACCCAACCCAAGCCACAAATCCCGAGATCTCCATCGGAAACCCCAAAGACCCGAATCTCGCTTCCATCCAACTCCCCCCCGAGATCATCGACTACGTGGACGCGGCTAGGAATCCGGATATCTATACCAGGGAGTTCGTGGAGCTTGTGCAGCGGGGGAATCAAGATTTGAAGGGGAAAAGGGAGGCGTTCGCGGAGTTTCGGGATGTTTTGGCGAGGGAGGTGAGGAGTGCGATTCCGGGGTGTaggggggaggttgagaggGTTATGGAGTCGCTTGGGGTTGGGGGGGAGAAGAGTGATAATGATAATGATGTTGGGGGGAGGTGA